One Benincasa hispida cultivar B227 chromosome 5, ASM972705v1, whole genome shotgun sequence genomic window carries:
- the LOC120077264 gene encoding LOW QUALITY PROTEIN: UDP-glycosyltransferase 74E2-like (The sequence of the model RefSeq protein was modified relative to this genomic sequence to represent the inferred CDS: inserted 1 base in 1 codon; substituted 1 base at 1 genomic stop codon), with translation MESHRNNVDEEGRRVHIVVVPSPAQGHINPLLQFSKHLAARPGLTVTFPTVFGDTAVVNLPASTVPSLTLQQVSLSPYNGTEPETPVGFWERTQTSIRLHLIELIARHERSKDXVSCVVYDSMMPWILEVVKELGVMGAAFFTQSFAVNALYYNVHKEWINVPLQQSFFSLGNGFQVFQPYELPSFIVDTTKYPFILSFLADQFSRLNNVDWIFINTFDSLEPQEAEWMGKQLPFKSIGPMLPSIYLDGRLQDDKCYGLSLLESNMDSTMNWLHSKQNASVIYVSFGSLAEAKMEQIEELAMGLKLTNRFFLWVVRESEIHKLPPNFINDTTEKGLVVKWCPQLQVLAHKSVGCFITHCGWNSTLEALSLGVPLVTMAQWSDQPTNAKYVEDVWKIGKRVRMEEDGICRRGQIEMCVNEIMGGEDGKEIRVNIXKWRELAKEAMDEGGSSNVNINHFVQHLMRKI, from the exons atggAAAGCCATAGAAATAATGTAGATGAGGAAGGTAGAAGAGTTCATATTGTAGTGGTTCCATCGCCAGCCCAAGGCCACATAAATCCACTTCTCCAATTCTCCAAGCACCTTGCAGCTCGTCCAGGTCTCACCGTAACATTCCCCACCGTCTTCGGCGACACCGCCGTCGTCAATCTACCGGCATCAACGGTCCCCTCACTCACCCTTCAACAAGTATCTCTATCGCCCTACAATGGAACCGAGCCGGAGACTCCCGTAGGTTTCTGGGAACGGACTCAAACGTCCATCCGTTTGCATCTCATAGAACTCATTGCTCGACACGAACGTAGCAAGGACTGAGTTTCTTGCGTCGTGTATGACTCTATGATGCCTTGGATTCTTGAGGTTGTCAAAGAGCTTGGGGTTATGGGTGCTGCATTCTTCACTCAATCGTTTGCTGTTAATGCACTGTATTACAATGTTCATAAAGAATGGATAAATGTTCCATTGCAACAAAGCTTTTTTTCTTTGGGTAATGGATTTCAAGTTTTTCAGCCATATGAACTTCCATCCTTCATTGTTGATACTACCAAATACCCATTTATTCTTAGCTTCTTGGCCGATCAATTCTCACGTTTGAATAATGTCGATTGGATCTTCATCAACACCTTCGATTCTTTGGAACCACAG gAAGCTGAGTGGATGGGAAAGCAGCTTCCATTCAAGAGCATTGGACCAATGCTTCCATCCATCTACTTGGATGGAAGGTTGCAAGATGACAAATGTTATGGACTCAGTTTACTTGAATCAAACATGGATTCTACCATGAATTGGCTTCATTCTAAACAAAATGCTTCTGTAATTTACGTATCGTTTGGAAGTTTGGCAGAAGCAAAAATGGAGCAGATAGAGGAGTTAGCAATGGGGCTGAAACTGACCAACAGATTCTTCTTGTGGGTTGTGAGAGAATCTGAGATCCATAAGCTTCCCCCAAATTTCATCAATGACACAACCGAGAAAGGATTAGTCGTGAAGTGGTGCCCTCAGCTACAAGTTTTGGCTCATAAATCAGTGGGGTGTTTCATTACGCACTGCGGCTGGAATTCGACGCTGGAAGCCTTGAGTTTAGGAGTGCCGTTGGTGACGATGGCGCAGTGGTCGGACCAGCCAACCAATGCCAAGTATGTGGAAGATGTATGGAAGATTGGGAAGAGGGTGAGAATGGAAGAAGATGGAATCTGCAGAAGGGGGCAGATAGAGATGTGTGTTAACGAAATTATGGGGGGAGAGGATGGTAAAGAGATTAGAGTGAATA CGAAGTGGAGGGAACTGGCAAAAGAAGCCATGGATGAAGGTGGGAGTTCCAACGTAAACATTAATCATTTTGTGCAACATCTTATGAGGAAGATATGA
- the LOC120077265 gene encoding uncharacterized protein LOC120077265 produces the protein MPKALVSVEGNHFINRTKYNVKHKVATAHNTQISGQAKVSNREIKSILEKVVNASRKNWAPRLDEALWAYRTAFKMPIGMSLYALVFEKAYHLPLKLDHKAFWAVKKLNLDLEATGDVRKLQLNELNEWRLNDYEYLKIYNEKTKR, from the coding sequence ATGCCCAAAGCGTTGGTCAGTGTTGAGggtaatcattttattaacCGTACTAAGTATAATGTCAAGCACAAGGTAGCCACTGCTCATAACACTCAAATAAGCGGGCAAGCAAAAGTCTCCAATAGGGAAATCAAGTCAATCCTGGAGAAAGTTGTCAATGCATCAAGAAAAAATTGGGCACCGAGATTAGATGAGGCACTTTGGGCATATCGCACTGCGTTTAAAATGCCAATTGGAATGTCCCTGTATGCCCTTGTGTTCGAGAAAGCCTATCACTTACCACTGAAGCTAGATCATAAAGCATTTTGGGCAGTCAAAAAGCTAAACTTGGATTTAGAAGCTACTGGAGACGTTAGAAAATTACAACTGAACGAATTAAATGAATGGAGGCTAAACGACtatgaatatttgaaaatatacaaCGAAAAGACAAAGCGTTGA